One window from the genome of Gavia stellata isolate bGavSte3 chromosome 10, bGavSte3.hap2, whole genome shotgun sequence encodes:
- the LOC104253252 gene encoding beta-1,3-galactosyltransferase 2, translating into MTYCSGFFSSPWDCTKRNIFLIVSISFTAIYLIFYFLNSGHLAVLTETKMETENILHKNIISKFKQFLWKENGELRAENEKFRNKTRSTSTRSFKFIISEKEKCRDKTPFLILLIATTAAEIQHRNSIRKTWGNESVVPGVEVIRLFMLGLESKGPNEVILRESEQYHDIIQQDFLDTYHNLTLKTLMGMKWVASYCSGASFVMKTDSDVFVNTIYLIEKLLRPLSPAPQNYFTGCLMKGHKPIRNIKSKWYISEEEYPGDKYPPFCSGTGYIFSGDLASKVVNASVTIKFIHLEDVYVGLCLNAKGVQIVPPPHQSLFNIYKVPFSPCLYNNIITSHHIGTNEHIFYWETLQKEKHICQTEQKGP; encoded by the exons ATGACCTACTGTAGTGGattcttctcctctccttggGATTGCAccaagagaaatattttcctgattGTCTCCATCTCTTTTACAGCAATATAtttgattttctattttttgaaTTCTGGTCACCTTGCTGTTCTAACTGAAACTAAA atggaaactgaaaatattttacataaaaacattatttcaaaattcaaacaattcttatggaaagaaaatggagaactacgagctgaaaatgagaaatttcgGAATAAAACCAGATCCACTTCAACAcggtcatttaaattcattattAGTGAAAAAGAGAAGTGTAGAGACAAAACACCTTTCTTGATATTGCTAATAGCAACTACAGCTGCTGAAATTCAGCACAGAAATTCCATCAGAAAAACTTGGGGAAATGAATCTGTGGTTCCAGGAGTTGAAGTTATTCGGTTGTTTATGCTGGGCCTTGAGAGCAAGGGTCCAAATGAGGTCATACTGAGAGAAAGCGAGCAATATCATGATATTATTCAACAGGACTTCCTGGACACTTACCATAACTTAACTCTTAAAACTTTGATGGGCATGAAGTGGGTTGCTTCTTATTGCAGTGGTGCAAGCTTTGTTATGAAGACAGACAGTGATGTTTTTGTTAATACAATATACCTAATAGAAAAGCTCCTCAGGCCTCTTTCACCTGCTccacaaaattatttcacaggCTGTCTTATGAAAGGACATAAGCCTATTCGGAATATAAAAAGTAAATGGTACATATCAGAAGAAGAATACCCAGGTGACAAataccctcctttttgttcaGGAACTGGCTACATCTTTTCTGGAGACCTGGCTTCAAAAGTTGTCAATGCTTCAGTAACGATAAAATTTATACATTTGGAAGATGTTTATGTAGGGCTCTGTCTTAATGCAAAGGGAGTACAGATAGTACCTCCACCTCATCAGTCATTGTTTAACATATACAAGGTCCCATTTTCTCCTTGTCTGTACAATAATATAATTACATCTCATCACATCGGGACAAATGAGCACATATTCTATTGGGAAACACTGCAAAAGGAGAAGCACATATGTCAGACAGAACAGAAAGGCCCATAG